A section of the Prochlorococcus sp. MIT 1341 genome encodes:
- a CDS encoding TIGR02450 family Trp-rich protein: protein MRWPPNQAWTSASKREGYRHFEVKQFGGKGSERWVELFPVNKKELRIKVSWDELKTHTKWTSGWLQLPKDEDAVAKPKISLTS from the coding sequence ATGAGATGGCCTCCTAATCAAGCATGGACATCTGCAAGCAAGCGAGAAGGCTATCGCCACTTCGAGGTGAAACAGTTCGGAGGAAAAGGATCTGAGCGATGGGTAGAGCTATTTCCAGTCAATAAAAAAGAACTTCGAATCAAAGTTTCTTGGGACGAATTGAAGACTCACACCAAGTGGACTAGTGGTTGGTTACAGCTACCGAAAGATGAGGACGCAGTGGCAAAACCGAAGATATCACTGACTTCCTAG
- a CDS encoding PQQ-dependent sugar dehydrogenase, translating to MKRVFSRIILIPTLIIGLGYVSKITLSFLSSERSNNEQLIRDIKKILPEDTISKINKYLLPYREIDVLRRQERKLLVAQEVLKILEPSSIENDIRIKESLVDLEFLKATSGVPILDNNLTLYKYKPNSISLMRGISNIIPGSAYLDQYKNNIFLLSSNGVLGYTKYNDSKLRFKQIKNNLEDYFGRKQIEKSNTFSMKDLLVFDGKIYISFTNEHKEDCWNTSLVYADLDLREVNFKPLFMPDECVSSKNKNFKFTAHQSAGRIVGLNSDEILFSTGEFRSRNLAQDKESAMGKILRINLNSNEFSAVAIGIRNAQGLYYDKNNQIIIFTEHGPKGGDEINLLSYLDIEKEETQNYGWAISSYGEHYGKGDRVTEKRWASKGTNPYDKYPLYKSHKKYGFIEPLKYFIPSIGISEIIPVNTKNKIYAHASLVDESLYFFKLDDQNRLSKSIRIQINERIRDMINYKNKILLFLEDTGSIGLVDLNELDQPIDRLF from the coding sequence ATGAAAAGGGTTTTTTCACGAATTATCCTTATTCCCACATTAATCATCGGACTTGGTTATGTATCTAAGATTACTTTAAGTTTCTTAAGCAGTGAAAGGTCAAATAACGAACAATTAATACGTGATATTAAAAAAATCCTTCCAGAAGACACAATATCAAAGATAAATAAATATTTGCTTCCTTATAGAGAAATAGACGTCTTACGAAGACAAGAGCGGAAACTCCTCGTTGCACAGGAAGTATTAAAGATCCTTGAGCCTTCATCAATAGAAAACGATATAAGAATTAAGGAATCATTAGTCGATTTAGAATTCCTAAAGGCGACATCAGGTGTACCAATTTTGGATAATAACTTAACCCTGTATAAATACAAACCTAATAGCATCTCTCTTATGAGAGGAATTTCTAATATCATACCTGGCAGTGCATACTTAGATCAATATAAAAATAATATCTTTTTGCTTTCCTCAAATGGTGTTTTAGGATATACAAAATATAACGATTCAAAACTTAGGTTTAAACAAATTAAGAACAACCTGGAAGATTATTTTGGACGTAAGCAAATTGAAAAATCGAATACCTTTTCAATGAAAGATCTATTGGTATTTGATGGGAAAATATATATATCTTTCACTAACGAACACAAAGAGGACTGTTGGAATACGAGTCTAGTTTATGCCGATTTAGACCTAAGAGAGGTTAATTTCAAACCATTATTTATGCCAGATGAATGTGTAAGCTCTAAAAATAAAAACTTTAAATTCACAGCTCATCAATCAGCAGGTCGAATAGTTGGTTTGAACTCTGATGAAATTCTTTTTTCTACTGGCGAATTTAGGAGTAGAAATCTAGCTCAAGATAAAGAAAGTGCTATGGGTAAAATACTAAGAATTAATCTTAACAGCAATGAATTCTCTGCAGTGGCAATCGGAATCAGGAATGCTCAAGGTTTATATTACGATAAGAATAACCAAATCATAATTTTCACAGAACATGGACCAAAAGGTGGAGACGAAATAAACCTATTAAGCTACTTAGATATAGAAAAAGAAGAAACTCAAAATTATGGTTGGGCCATATCTTCATATGGTGAGCATTATGGGAAAGGAGATAGAGTTACGGAAAAGCGATGGGCTTCAAAAGGCACAAACCCTTATGATAAATACCCACTATACAAATCACACAAGAAGTATGGATTTATAGAACCTCTTAAATATTTCATTCCTAGTATTGGTATTTCAGAGATCATTCCAGTGAACACCAAAAATAAAATATATGCGCATGCATCATTGGTTGATGAATCATTATACTTTTTCAAGCTCGATGATCAAAATCGTTTAAGTAAGAGTATTCGTATACAAATTAATGAACGTATTCGAGATATGATTAATTATAAAAATAAAATTCTGTTGTTTCTAGAAGATACTGGCTCTATTGGGCTAGTTGATCTCAACGAATTAGATCAACCGATTGATAGACTCTTTTAA
- a CDS encoding dienelactone hydrolase family protein, translated as MAIPLSARTAQELELGYSEEDLVEGRRHKELTTTEQILTDVSAAIEWLKLKSQQSKITGIGFCFGGHAALITSTHPAVSSTFNFYGAGVNGCRPGGCPPSLELLPTISGELTCLCGSEDPLISTSDRRAIKEALKKEDPEGSRLKYNEIESADHGFMCEQRSSFNALPSEFDRRLLLDSLNSFKCGK; from the coding sequence TTGGCAATACCTCTTTCTGCGCGAACTGCTCAAGAATTGGAACTTGGCTATAGCGAAGAAGATTTAGTGGAAGGAAGACGACACAAAGAACTCACTACCACCGAGCAAATTCTTACCGATGTGTCTGCCGCTATTGAATGGTTAAAACTGAAAAGCCAACAATCAAAAATCACGGGCATTGGCTTTTGTTTTGGTGGTCACGCTGCATTGATTACTTCAACACATCCTGCTGTCAGCTCCACTTTTAACTTTTATGGCGCAGGAGTTAATGGCTGTCGTCCGGGTGGTTGTCCACCCAGTCTGGAATTACTGCCAACTATCTCCGGAGAATTGACTTGTTTATGTGGTAGCGAGGATCCACTGATATCAACGTCCGATCGGAGAGCGATCAAAGAAGCATTGAAAAAAGAGGATCCAGAAGGGAGCCGACTAAAATATAACGAGATTGAATCTGCAGATCACGGATTCATGTGTGAACAACGTTCAAGTTTTAATGCTCTTCCATCTGAATTTGATAGGCGTCTTCTTCTGGATAGTCTGAACAGTTTTAAATGTGGTAAGTGA
- a CDS encoding MBOAT family O-acyltransferase encodes MLFSSLTFIFFLIPYVFLHYLLPVRYRNLLIIIGSSIFYAWWKPALIWIPFCLIAIAYAGYNAIQVTAPTNKKKLLFLVIALLCLPLLVYKYSNFILLEIISPLLGTDIQTNPYPIPLGISFITFTLIAFVVDSYNNRIKYKVSLTTFASYILFFPQLIAGPILRSDQLIPQLIRNSKARLTSRRFQSSLGIFTLGFIKKLVFADQIAIYVDKIYSATSIPSFQDTLLCIYGFSVQIYCDFSGYIDMAVGVSLLLGVKLPVNFKKPYISYDLADFWRRWHITLSNWLRDYIYIPLGGNRVTNIIQSRNLLFTMIVGGIWHGANWTFLLWGIFHGLGLTITHLLKIFSLKSFRISTPLRIFLTFHIVSFSWVLFRSTSIHNAINIYSGLFTISSTSYNDLTLFVAQNLPIIILVFTFFVTHHLDDWSKAVFFMRKTPPEVKYPLLLSLLILCLSLSHGSSGRFIYFDF; translated from the coding sequence ATGCTTTTTAGTTCTTTAACTTTTATATTCTTTTTGATACCTTATGTCTTTCTTCATTATCTTTTACCAGTTAGATACCGTAATCTTCTAATAATAATAGGAAGTTCTATTTTTTATGCTTGGTGGAAACCAGCGCTTATATGGATTCCGTTTTGCTTAATAGCCATAGCATATGCTGGTTATAACGCAATTCAAGTTACTGCCCCTACAAATAAAAAGAAACTTTTATTTCTTGTTATTGCATTATTATGTTTACCATTACTTGTCTACAAATATAGTAATTTTATTCTCCTAGAGATAATTTCACCCCTTCTTGGAACAGATATTCAAACTAACCCATACCCAATTCCTTTAGGAATATCTTTCATCACCTTTACCCTAATTGCCTTTGTAGTAGATTCCTATAATAATCGCATAAAATATAAAGTTAGTTTGACTACATTTGCCTCATATATTCTATTCTTCCCCCAGTTAATTGCAGGCCCAATTTTACGATCAGATCAACTTATTCCTCAGCTTATAAGGAATTCAAAAGCAAGACTAACTTCTAGAAGATTTCAATCTTCACTAGGAATTTTTACATTAGGTTTCATTAAAAAACTGGTCTTTGCTGATCAGATTGCTATTTATGTTGACAAAATATATTCAGCTACTTCTATTCCATCTTTTCAAGATACACTCCTTTGTATATATGGCTTTTCAGTACAAATTTATTGTGATTTTAGTGGTTATATTGACATGGCAGTAGGTGTATCATTGCTTTTAGGTGTAAAATTACCAGTTAACTTTAAGAAGCCATATATATCTTATGATCTAGCTGATTTTTGGCGAAGATGGCACATTACCCTTTCTAATTGGCTTAGAGATTATATTTATATCCCCTTGGGAGGAAATAGAGTTACTAACATAATCCAATCTAGGAATCTTTTGTTTACTATGATAGTAGGTGGAATATGGCATGGAGCAAATTGGACTTTCCTTCTTTGGGGCATATTCCATGGTTTAGGGCTAACAATTACCCATTTATTAAAAATATTCTCACTTAAAAGTTTCAGAATATCTACACCATTAAGGATATTTCTTACCTTCCATATAGTTTCATTTTCCTGGGTATTATTTAGATCAACATCAATACATAATGCAATTAATATCTATTCAGGACTGTTCACTATCTCATCAACGTCATACAACGATCTTACTTTATTTGTTGCTCAGAATTTACCTATTATTATCTTAGTTTTTACTTTCTTTGTTACTCATCATCTAGATGATTGGTCGAAAGCAGTATTCTTTATGCGCAAAACACCCCCTGAAGTCAAATATCCTTTGCTACTTTCTCTTCTCATTCTTTGCCTATCTCTTAGCCATGGTTCTTCTGGTAGATTTATTTACTTTGATTTCTAA
- a CDS encoding SGNH/GDSL hydrolase family protein produces MNNYDVEMWRYSNTLKKRSDDDLLDFEHERSKSAKLQNVDIRLNNYGMRGAFIEEQFDGRRILFLGGSITLGWGVEEESTMTRQLDLMLKQGNTKDVQVLNAGVGNYNAARYTRRFFKDLIPLKPTDIVINYFLRDAENLLATKPNPILSNSQLALTLWILQQRLFNQTGENSLEDHYRRVYSDESVGLMKMKASIKKLSSYAKQNNIRLYLLMTPDIHNLVDYKFSYIHDIIRQMSKKHSIIFVDSLPVFRGIEFNKLYAMQGDPHPNRLGHKLLAETIYPLITSY; encoded by the coding sequence ATGAATAATTACGATGTAGAGATGTGGCGCTATTCAAATACCCTTAAAAAGCGAAGTGACGATGACTTGTTAGATTTCGAACATGAAAGGTCAAAATCAGCGAAATTGCAGAATGTAGATATCAGATTAAATAACTATGGAATGAGAGGAGCCTTTATTGAAGAGCAATTTGATGGACGTAGAATATTATTTTTAGGAGGTTCGATCACTTTGGGTTGGGGTGTTGAGGAAGAATCAACAATGACTCGCCAGTTAGATTTAATGCTTAAACAAGGCAATACAAAAGATGTGCAAGTTTTAAATGCAGGAGTAGGAAACTATAATGCTGCTAGGTATACACGGCGGTTTTTTAAAGATTTAATACCCTTAAAGCCAACCGATATTGTTATAAACTATTTCTTGCGTGATGCTGAGAACCTTTTAGCGACTAAACCAAATCCAATTCTAAGTAATAGCCAATTGGCTCTCACGCTATGGATTTTACAGCAAAGATTATTTAATCAAACTGGAGAAAACTCTTTGGAAGACCATTATAGGAGAGTATATTCAGATGAATCAGTTGGACTTATGAAAATGAAGGCCAGTATAAAGAAGCTTTCTTCTTATGCTAAACAAAATAATATTAGACTTTATTTATTAATGACACCGGATATTCATAATCTAGTTGACTATAAGTTTAGTTATATCCATGATATTATTCGTCAAATGAGCAAGAAGCATTCAATTATATTTGTAGATTCTTTACCTGTATTTAGAGGTATTGAATTTAACAAACTATATGCCATGCAAGGTGATCCTCATCCTAATCGTTTAGGACATAAACTACTTGCTGAAACTATATACCCATTAATCACCTCTTATTAA
- a CDS encoding DUF5989 family protein has translation MNEFTDLINDIWDFLKVRKKYWLAPIIATLVLMAALLIVTQGSVVAPFIYSIF, from the coding sequence ATGAACGAATTTACAGATTTAATTAATGACATTTGGGACTTCTTAAAAGTAAGAAAAAAATATTGGCTTGCGCCTATCATTGCTACTCTTGTTTTAATGGCAGCGTTGTTAATCGTTACTCAAGGATCTGTCGTTGCACCATTTATATATTCCATTTTCTGA
- a CDS encoding polysaccharide deacetylase family protein: MNIKQKRFITKVYKLRNINRNDDQPFRTLMYHSIKKLEKKTVTSQWELDLNLFIDHMNYLKEREDIKIKKISALESLDISKGIAITFDDGLRDIYENAAPILLEMKIPFTIFVITNFIKSKKSNYIDEVMLRELASSSLVTIGSHSMNHVRLTEISTDSVKKEINSSKKYLEDILSKEITSFSYPYGKYNSFIQSNVKKAGYKIAFSSDFNKNSNREDKYCLSRTEIWNNDSLNQFIDKINGNWDWLKYRNI, encoded by the coding sequence ATGAACATAAAACAAAAAAGATTCATAACAAAAGTTTATAAGCTTAGAAACATCAACAGAAACGATGATCAACCTTTCCGAACTTTAATGTACCATTCAATTAAAAAGCTAGAAAAGAAAACAGTTACTTCTCAATGGGAATTGGATCTAAATTTATTCATAGATCATATGAATTATCTTAAAGAGAGAGAAGATATCAAGATAAAAAAAATATCGGCATTAGAGTCTTTAGACATAAGTAAAGGGATTGCAATTACATTTGATGATGGGTTAAGAGATATATATGAAAATGCTGCACCAATTCTACTAGAAATGAAAATACCATTCACAATATTTGTAATAACAAACTTTATCAAATCGAAAAAAAGTAATTACATTGACGAAGTAATGTTAAGGGAATTAGCATCTAGTTCATTGGTTACTATAGGTTCGCACTCAATGAATCACGTTAGGCTAACAGAAATTAGCACAGATTCGGTAAAGAAAGAAATTAACTCTAGTAAGAAATATCTTGAGGACATCCTAAGCAAAGAAATTACAAGTTTCTCTTACCCATATGGTAAATACAACTCATTTATTCAATCAAATGTCAAAAAGGCTGGTTATAAAATTGCATTCTCGAGTGATTTTAATAAAAATTCTAATCGCGAAGACAAATACTGTTTAAGCAGAACAGAGATATGGAACAATGATTCACTGAATCAATTTATTGATAAAATAAATGGTAATTGGGATTGGTTAAAGTACAGAAACATATGA
- a CDS encoding galactose oxidase — MSPYRTQKVLQKKSYPKEEVWEYLEEGSLKKSRSACVCMTCQHFGYSCDKHCRTLLTCRIRERLIPHGEHLNSRCPLWMRRTEEKISWCPEAT, encoded by the coding sequence ATGTCTCCGTACCGCACCCAAAAAGTACTGCAAAAGAAAAGCTATCCAAAAGAAGAGGTTTGGGAATACCTCGAAGAAGGTTCTCTCAAGAAATCACGTTCAGCTTGTGTTTGCATGACATGCCAGCACTTTGGTTATTCATGCGACAAACATTGCAGAACTCTTCTTACATGCCGCATCCGTGAACGCCTGATCCCTCATGGAGAACATCTAAATAGCAGGTGTCCTCTTTGGATGCGACGTACAGAGGAAAAAATCAGTTGGTGTCCAGAGGCGACGTAG
- a CDS encoding DUF1651 domain-containing protein translates to MSRGDVVMHPQGWLMDPNRRWLLLFHKDPICSGKWPKIYMDKWSASDKGTPKTLKNRRKVELEPALETWDELIQNGWKQINEQFGEAA, encoded by the coding sequence GTGTCCAGAGGCGACGTAGTCATGCATCCACAAGGCTGGTTAATGGATCCGAATAGGCGCTGGTTGCTTCTTTTCCATAAAGACCCAATCTGTTCGGGAAAGTGGCCAAAGATTTATATGGACAAGTGGAGTGCCTCTGACAAAGGCACTCCAAAAACCCTCAAAAACCGTAGAAAAGTTGAGTTAGAGCCTGCATTAGAGACATGGGATGAACTCATTCAAAACGGTTGGAAACAAATCAATGAACAATTTGGAGAAGCAGCATGA
- a CDS encoding FdtA/QdtA family cupin domain-containing protein translates to MYPLKSINLVKEILVSDVAEENSSLAYIEGNDQVPFSIKRVFYIYDVKANEIRGRHAHKLCNQFLICLAGEVEVICDDGLQKKTFTLKSPLEGLHIPPTIWAEQIYKTTGSIMLVLTDRKYDESDYIRNYKRFLEYRERDF, encoded by the coding sequence ATGTACCCTCTTAAAAGTATAAATTTAGTTAAGGAAATTCTAGTAAGTGATGTAGCTGAAGAAAATAGTAGCTTAGCCTATATAGAGGGCAATGATCAGGTCCCTTTCTCTATCAAACGAGTTTTTTATATATACGATGTTAAAGCTAATGAAATCAGAGGAAGACATGCCCATAAACTTTGCAATCAATTTCTTATTTGCTTAGCTGGTGAAGTGGAAGTAATTTGTGATGATGGACTGCAGAAGAAAACATTTACCTTGAAATCTCCTTTGGAAGGTCTGCACATACCTCCTACGATTTGGGCTGAACAAATTTATAAAACTACTGGTTCTATAATGTTGGTTTTGACTGACAGGAAATATGATGAATCTGATTATATTAGAAATTATAAACGTTTCTTGGAATATAGAGAGAGGGATTTCTGA
- a CDS encoding DUF2130 domain-containing protein, protein MKQINCPECGKLFKIDETGYANILKQVRDDEFDDELSKRLALAEKDKLKSIEIAENNLKIQMQRSSAIKDTTILELRSRLDSAEFEKTLAVTQAKSLADKERDALVYKLEKVQANSEASQKLALNRVVGEFQKERDELKLSLEKAELVKQLAEKSMKEKYEIQIKDRDAAIERLRDMKMRLSTKMIGESLEQHCETEFNRFRATAFPRAYFEKDNDVKMGSKGDYIFRDIDESGTEIVSIMFEMKNEVNTTSTKRKNEDFLKELNKDRVEKKCEYAVLISLLEPESDFYNSGIVDMSHRYPKMYVVRPQCFLPLITLLRNAAIKSLEYKSELARIKAQSIDITNFEESLEVFKDSFSKNYKLASRRFEAAIQEIDKSIDHLQKTKDALLGADRNLRLANDKAQDVTVKKLTRNNPTMASKFQSIRSKDAA, encoded by the coding sequence ATGAAGCAAATCAACTGTCCTGAGTGCGGCAAGCTGTTCAAGATCGATGAGACTGGATACGCAAATATTCTTAAACAGGTAAGAGATGATGAATTTGATGATGAGTTGAGTAAGAGGCTTGCACTTGCTGAAAAAGATAAGCTCAAATCTATTGAGATTGCCGAAAATAATTTGAAGATTCAGATGCAGAGGTCTTCTGCGATCAAAGATACAACAATTTTGGAATTGAGATCGAGACTTGACTCTGCAGAGTTTGAGAAAACTCTTGCAGTTACTCAGGCTAAAAGCCTTGCCGACAAAGAGCGTGATGCGCTTGTTTATAAGTTGGAGAAGGTTCAAGCAAATAGTGAAGCTTCTCAAAAGCTTGCGTTAAATAGGGTTGTTGGTGAATTCCAAAAGGAAAGAGATGAACTTAAGCTTAGTCTTGAGAAAGCTGAACTTGTGAAACAACTTGCAGAGAAATCGATGAAAGAAAAGTATGAAATACAGATTAAAGATAGAGACGCTGCTATTGAGAGGTTACGGGATATGAAGATGCGTCTTTCGACTAAGATGATCGGGGAATCTCTAGAACAGCATTGTGAAACAGAATTCAATCGGTTTCGTGCGACAGCTTTTCCAAGGGCTTATTTTGAAAAGGATAACGATGTAAAAATGGGAAGCAAAGGAGATTATATTTTTAGGGATATAGATGAGTCAGGAACGGAAATAGTTTCCATTATGTTTGAGATGAAAAATGAAGTTAATACAACTTCAACAAAACGAAAGAACGAAGATTTTCTTAAGGAGCTTAATAAAGATCGAGTCGAGAAGAAGTGCGAATATGCAGTTTTAATATCATTACTTGAACCTGAAAGTGACTTTTATAATTCTGGCATCGTAGATATGTCTCACCGTTACCCTAAAATGTATGTGGTTAGGCCTCAGTGCTTTCTTCCACTTATTACTCTTCTACGTAATGCTGCAATTAAATCACTTGAATATAAGTCAGAGCTTGCTCGCATAAAAGCACAAAGCATAGACATCACGAATTTTGAAGAAAGCTTGGAAGTCTTTAAGGATTCATTTAGTAAGAACTATAAACTTGCCTCAAGAAGATTCGAAGCAGCTATTCAAGAAATTGATAAATCAATTGATCATTTACAAAAAACCAAAGATGCTTTATTGGGAGCAGATAGAAATTTACGTTTAGCTAATGATAAGGCCCAAGATGTTACTGTAAAGAAACTAACTAGAAATAACCCAACTATGGCTTCAAAGTTTCAGAGCATTAGAAGTAAAGATGCTGCCTAA
- a CDS encoding DUF3764 family protein, whose protein sequence is MNNDAKSPFGFKNLSLWTFCWIAGSTAIDLSFRNANVYTLGIGTLITFIVFAFVLGTSGPFPLWVLLFSTLQSNNKIEATFMVFRISNTFSEWSKIFDEEFEAQKSAGITPIFRGVSKNDPKKVIAVFQAKKGVLEKFRKINNEKIIASGQIPESVEVSIFFPKS, encoded by the coding sequence ATGAATAATGATGCTAAAAGTCCTTTTGGCTTTAAAAACCTTTCATTATGGACATTCTGTTGGATTGCAGGTAGCACTGCAATTGATTTGAGCTTTAGAAATGCCAATGTCTACACCCTTGGAATAGGCACACTCATTACATTTATTGTTTTCGCCTTTGTGCTTGGGACTAGTGGACCTTTCCCCCTTTGGGTTCTTCTGTTTTCTACGCTCCAAAGTAATAATAAGATTGAAGCTACTTTCATGGTTTTTAGAATCAGTAATACATTTTCAGAATGGTCAAAAATATTTGATGAAGAGTTTGAGGCTCAAAAGTCAGCTGGTATAACACCAATATTTAGAGGAGTAAGTAAAAATGACCCCAAAAAAGTAATTGCAGTTTTTCAAGCAAAAAAAGGTGTTCTTGAAAAATTTCGAAAAATAAATAATGAAAAAATTATTGCTTCAGGTCAGATTCCTGAATCTGTAGAAGTATCAATCTTCTTTCCTAAAAGCTAA
- a CDS encoding DUF2862 domain-containing protein — translation MDESKNFYMVGTEVEVELEQIKDRLSDELSQKLSLNKTGTIEDYKLTDGQSIGFVVKLKDNTIAWFFENEIKCIALQETSLKQKYIKFSEGNNQEAKLESGSLSKSFSNKIRKNISQRSKQKDFLYMFNPINFTDWLLYSLKDVF, via the coding sequence ATGGATGAAAGCAAAAATTTTTATATGGTCGGAACTGAAGTTGAAGTGGAGCTTGAACAAATTAAGGATCGTCTGTCCGATGAACTATCTCAAAAACTATCCTTAAATAAAACTGGGACAATAGAGGATTACAAATTAACTGATGGTCAAAGCATTGGGTTTGTGGTAAAACTAAAAGACAACACAATAGCCTGGTTCTTTGAAAACGAGATAAAATGTATAGCACTCCAAGAGACGTCTTTAAAACAAAAATACATCAAGTTTTCAGAGGGGAATAATCAAGAAGCAAAATTAGAGAGTGGGAGTTTATCTAAATCCTTCTCTAACAAAATTCGTAAGAATATATCTCAAAGATCTAAACAAAAGGATTTCCTGTATATGTTTAACCCTATTAACTTCACAGACTGGCTTCTATACTCACTCAAAGATGTATTTTAA
- a CDS encoding DUF3764 family protein yields the protein MSNKFPTRIWYLAICLLIWGVGGPLLITSEVIPSSLLGKEVASLLEISLWTLICAGGGFAGWRLFKKPTESEAPLSPVANVMTFKINKDFSFWAKAFDNDLENQQEAGLKPLFREVSKEDSTKVLAILVAVPGALESYLQKNQEKISKSGQVLGTEEISTYSTTN from the coding sequence ATGTCCAATAAGTTCCCAACTCGAATTTGGTATCTAGCGATTTGTCTTCTTATATGGGGCGTTGGCGGCCCTCTTCTAATCACTTCTGAAGTGATTCCATCAAGCCTTCTAGGCAAAGAGGTCGCCTCCCTACTAGAAATATCTTTATGGACGCTTATATGCGCCGGTGGCGGTTTCGCAGGATGGCGACTTTTCAAGAAACCCACTGAGAGCGAGGCCCCGCTCTCACCAGTAGCAAATGTAATGACATTTAAGATCAACAAAGATTTCTCTTTTTGGGCTAAGGCATTTGACAATGACCTTGAGAATCAGCAAGAAGCTGGCCTAAAGCCTCTATTTAGAGAAGTAAGCAAAGAAGACAGTACAAAGGTACTGGCGATTTTAGTCGCTGTCCCAGGAGCATTGGAGAGTTATTTGCAAAAAAATCAAGAAAAGATTTCCAAGTCGGGGCAAGTTTTAGGTACCGAAGAAATTTCTACCTACTCAACAACAAATTAA
- a CDS encoding chlorophyll a/b binding light-harvesting protein gives MQTYGNPNVTYKWWTGNSGVTNRSGKFIAAHAAHTGLISFAAGANTLFELSRFDPSLPMGSQGFVSLPHLASIGIGFDQLGAWTGAGVVNIAVVHLVFSMVYGAGALMHSLLFPGDMQESEVIQARKFKLEWNNPDNQTFILGHHLLFFGVACIWFVEWARIHGIYDPAIGAVRQVNYNLDLSMIWQRQFDFLAIDNLEDVMGGHAFLAFFEIGGGAFHIATKQIGEYTSFKGDGLLSAEAVLSFSLGGIGFAAIVVAFWCATNTTVYPIEFYGEPLDRVFLIAPAWVDTVDLSGTAPLGHSGRCYLANFHYIAGFFALQGHLWHALRAMGYNFKDLGAKFKFAAE, from the coding sequence ATGCAAACCTATGGAAATCCAAATGTCACCTACAAGTGGTGGACTGGAAATTCTGGGGTAACAAACCGCTCAGGGAAATTCATTGCAGCTCATGCTGCTCACACTGGATTGATTAGCTTCGCAGCTGGTGCGAACACTCTCTTTGAGTTATCCCGCTTTGACCCCTCCTTGCCCATGGGCAGCCAAGGCTTCGTAAGCCTTCCTCACCTGGCCTCTATAGGGATTGGCTTTGATCAGCTTGGTGCCTGGACTGGGGCCGGTGTGGTCAACATAGCCGTTGTTCACTTGGTCTTCTCGATGGTCTATGGAGCGGGTGCACTAATGCACTCACTTCTTTTCCCAGGAGACATGCAAGAAAGTGAAGTCATTCAAGCTCGAAAATTCAAGCTCGAATGGAATAACCCTGACAACCAAACCTTCATTCTTGGTCACCATTTGCTGTTTTTTGGTGTTGCTTGCATATGGTTCGTTGAATGGGCCAGAATCCATGGAATTTATGACCCTGCAATTGGTGCAGTGCGTCAGGTCAATTACAACCTTGACTTGTCAATGATTTGGCAACGTCAATTTGACTTCCTTGCTATTGACAACCTTGAAGATGTAATGGGAGGCCATGCTTTCCTTGCTTTCTTTGAAATCGGTGGAGGTGCATTCCATATTGCAACAAAGCAAATTGGTGAATACACCAGTTTCAAAGGAGATGGTCTCCTTTCTGCAGAGGCAGTTCTCTCTTTCTCCTTAGGAGGTATCGGCTTTGCGGCAATTGTTGTTGCTTTCTGGTGTGCGACTAACACAACTGTTTACCCAATAGAATTTTATGGTGAGCCATTAGACCGAGTATTCCTCATAGCTCCTGCTTGGGTGGATACAGTTGATCTATCTGGTACTGCCCCATTGGGACATTCAGGACGTTGTTATTTAGCCAACTTCCATTACATCGCTGGATTCTTTGCTCTTCAGGGACATCTATGGCATGCACTTCGTGCTATGGGGTATAACTTTAAAGACCTTGGAGCAAAATTTAAATTTGCGGCAGAGTAA